A window from Solanum stenotomum isolate F172 chromosome 7, ASM1918654v1, whole genome shotgun sequence encodes these proteins:
- the LOC125870830 gene encoding uncharacterized protein LOC125870830 yields MELKCSFIFIFFLLLLVSPSFSSSSGKMDLSKVDTSDIYEIDYRGPETHTNIPPPRGGRHNSHHQGMLFHHKPTKLGKNEKKNHG; encoded by the exons ATGGAGCTTAAGTGTAGCttcattttcatcttcttccttcTCCTCCTCGTCTCGCCTTCCTTTTCGTCTTCTTCAG GGAAAATGGATTTATCAAAAGTGGACACCTCAGATATTTATGAAATTGATTATAGAGGACCAGAAACTCATACTAACATACCTCCACCAAGAGGAGGAAGGCATAATAGTCATCATCAAGGCATGTTGTTTCATCACAAACCTACTAAGCTTGGCAAAAAT GAGAAGAAAAACCATGGATGA
- the LOC125870009 gene encoding uncharacterized protein LOC125870009 → VGSKSSRARTRASPMFMRKNKNNIAIEKTQEPSSPKVTCIGQVRVRRSSNNTTKKHQQRQRIEEKKTPKTTTCCCKFQCKIIKLHRPKSLISNLKKWVCCFPFGYCVKKVESAQKVQKIVTTNAEIAISESEENENGYADSNFNPPKNALILTRCRSAPYRSSSLASKFWGYPLNSQNPQNNIRELEEEEEEEEEEEKPPPVLEKPIIGDLGSRKSHGNEEMQSSINEESGKACVHPLLLTRCKSEPATTGERLNPTRFSDTNPLS, encoded by the coding sequence GTTGGAAGCAAAAGCAGCAGAGCAAGAACACGAGCTAGCCCTATGTTTATGcgcaaaaacaaaaacaatatcGCTATTGAAAAAACTCAAGAACCTTCTTCCCCAAAAGTCACTTGTATAGGTCAAGTTCGTGTTCGCAGATCCTCCAATAACACCACAAAAAAACATCAACAACGACAACGTatagaagagaagaaaaccccaaaaacaacaacatgctGCTGTAAATTCCAATGCAAAATCATTAAATTACACAGACCCAAATCgttgatttcaaatttgaagaaatGGGTTTGTTGTTTTCCATTTGGGTATTGTGTAAAAAAAGTCGAATCAGctcaaaaagttcaaaaaattgTTACAACAAATGCCGAAATTGCAATTTCTGAAtcagaagaaaatgaaaatggcTATGCAGATTCTAATTTCAATCCACCAAAAAATGCTTTGATTTTGACTCGATGTAGATCAGCACCTTATAGATCTTCATCATTAGCTAGTAAATTCTGGGGTTATCCATTGAACAGTCAAAATCCCCAAAATAATATTCGAGAActggaggaggaagaagaagaagaagaagaagaagaaaaacctCCTCCCGTTCTCGAAAAACCTATAATTGGGGATTTAGGATCGAGAAAAAGCCATGGAAATGAAGAAATGCAGAGCTCCATTAATGAAGAAAGTGGCAAAGCTTGTGTTCATCCATTACTTCTTACAAGATGTAAATCAGAACCAGCAACAACAGGAGAAAGGCTTAATCCAACAAGGTTTAGTGATACTAATCCTctaagttga